A part of Bubalus bubalis isolate 160015118507 breed Murrah chromosome 6, NDDB_SH_1, whole genome shotgun sequence genomic DNA contains:
- the C6H1orf162 gene encoding transmembrane protein C1orf162 homolog, with the protein MGTHMSKPEPNDKGPGTHPTAASAVTSAPCLSGHPSKEHLVLAFFAGVILTLLLMAFVFIIKSCRKSGHSSPQTLDPPLEHPAKLSSSEEVLTYASMIFKAPEENSDHLTKSVQNAVHSDPVVYAQVKMTNSPCLSSEA; encoded by the exons ATGGGAACTCACATGTCCAAACCTGAACCAAACGATA AGGGACCAGGCACCCACCCCACCGCAGCCTCGGCAGTGACCTCTGCACCTTGCCTCTCTGGCCACCCCAG CAAAGAACATTTGGTCTTAGCCTTTTTTGCTGGGGTTATATTGACACTGCTGCTGATGGCCTTTGTCTTCATCATAAAGAGCTGCAGAAAAT CAGGTCATTCCAGTCCCCAGACCCTGGATCCTCCTTTAGAGCATCCAGCCAAG CTTTCATCCTCAGAGGAGGTACTTACCTATGCCAGCATGATTTTCAAAGCCCCTGAAGAAAACAGCGATCACCTGACCAAGAGTGTACAGAATGCTGTACACTCGGATCCTGTTGTCTATGCTCAGGTTAAAATGACAAACTCACCTTGCCTCTCCAGTGAGGCTTGA